From a single Aspergillus puulaauensis MK2 DNA, chromosome 2, nearly complete sequence genomic region:
- a CDS encoding class II aldolase/adducin family protein (COG:T,Z;~EggNog:ENOG410PKFB;~InterPro:IPR036409,IPR001303;~PFAM:PF00596), with protein sequence MSPTTISDIQPPAAVPTKSIAPPSSNRVEKPPQVQVLGKTKSGKTLKIRSYPRFDNLEDERQYRKQHLAAAFRVFADRGFDEGVAGHISVRDPILTDHFWINPLSAHFSLIKVSDLVLVDEDGNVVEGDEPVNLPAFAIHSEIHKARPDANAACHAHSVAGKAFSCFGRELEMITQDSLRFYKSHAVYREFRGVILDGEEGKRIAAALGDGKAAILQNHGLLTVGQSVDEAAFWFISLDKTCHAQLLADAAAAGGFKKIFIDEEEAAYSAPQVGGPEKGWLAFQPYYDEQVAKTKGEFLL encoded by the exons ATGTCTCCAACAACTATAAGCGATATCCAGCCACCAGCCGCTGTGCCTACCAAATCTATTGCTCCCCCTTCGAGCAACCGGGTTGAAAAGCCTCCGCAGGTCCAAGTTCTGGGTAAGACAAAGAGCGGCAAGACACTGAAGATCCGCAGTTATCCCCGCTTCGACAACTTGGAGGATGAGCGACAGTATCGCAAGCAGCACCTCGCCGCAGCATTCCGTGTATTTGCAGACCGTGGATTCGACGAGGGTGTTGCAGGGCATATCTCTGTGCGCGATCCTATCTTGACTGATCACTTCT GGATAAATCCCCTCTCTGCGCACTTCTCCCTGATAAAGGTCTCTgaccttgttcttgttgacgAAGATGGTAATGTCGTTGAGGGCGATGAGCCAGTTAACCTCCCGGCTTTCGCCATCCATTCTGAGATTCACAAGGCCCGACCGGACGCCAACGCCGCATGCCATGCACACAGCGTCGCGGGGAAGGCATTTTCGTGCTTTGGGCGTGAACTGGAGATGATTACCCAAGATTCGCTGCGATTCTATAAGAGTCATGCTGTCTACCGCGAGTTCCGAGGTGTGATccttgacggtgaagaagggaagCGTATTGCCGCGGCGTTGGGGGACGGGAAGGCGGCTATTCTCCAAAACCATGGGCTTTTGACCGTTGGACAGAGTGTAGATGAGGCAGCTTTTTGGTTTATTAGCCTTGATAAAACATGCCACGCGCAGCTGTTGGCTgatgcagcggcagcggggGGATTTAAGAAGATCTTtatcgacgaggaagaagcggcaTATTCGGCGCCGCAGGTTGGTGGCCCAGAGAAAGGGTGGTTAGCTTTCCAGCCTTATTATGACGAGCAGGTTGCAAAGACAAAGGGGGAGTTTTTGTTGTAA